The following coding sequences are from one Candidatus Methylomirabilota bacterium window:
- a CDS encoding glycosyltransferase encodes MKALRELGVEIFVVTPTPWAPPILGFLPRVQKYSTIPQRDNLQGFPTEYPRVLCLPGSRLFYLYGVFYYLGCLRLVRRLVNEHKIQVIHAHTIMPDGFASVLLGRTLNLPVICTIHGSDINLYPFRNGCTNLATRWALKHVGRLVTVSHRLRENVVSLAGPLEVDVIHNGADPTKFMPRCKKECRRELNLPAERTILLFVGNLVGVKGVEFLLHAFARLGHVDAMLYLVGDGHLRQALDSLANTLSIRGSTVFVGRRPHEEIPLWLSAADCLIMPSLSEGFPTLLPEAMLCRIPIVATDVGGIPELLSHGKNAWMVPRGDVTALARGIETMLSRGDQVENIVIEARRAASAGYTWVANAEKTLAVYRAAIQMGTPE; translated from the coding sequence ATGAAGGCGCTGCGAGAGCTCGGGGTAGAGATCTTTGTGGTCACACCAACGCCATGGGCTCCTCCAATACTGGGATTTCTCCCGCGTGTGCAGAAGTACAGCACGATCCCTCAGCGAGATAATCTTCAGGGATTTCCTACGGAGTACCCCAGGGTACTGTGTCTCCCAGGAAGTAGGCTTTTCTACCTGTATGGCGTATTTTATTATCTGGGATGCTTACGTCTTGTAAGACGTCTAGTAAACGAGCACAAAATACAGGTAATTCATGCGCACACGATTATGCCTGATGGGTTCGCGAGTGTGCTCCTCGGACGAACATTAAACCTCCCTGTGATCTGTACCATCCACGGCTCTGACATCAATCTCTACCCATTCCGCAATGGCTGCACCAACTTGGCTACAAGATGGGCTTTGAAGCATGTCGGTCGACTGGTTACCGTCAGCCATCGTTTGAGAGAGAATGTCGTATCCCTGGCAGGTCCGCTGGAGGTCGACGTCATCCATAATGGTGCCGACCCTACTAAGTTCATGCCGCGCTGCAAGAAAGAATGTCGTAGGGAGTTGAATTTGCCAGCCGAACGGACCATTCTCTTATTTGTTGGCAACTTGGTTGGGGTAAAGGGTGTGGAGTTTCTTCTTCATGCGTTCGCGAGACTTGGCCATGTTGACGCTATGCTCTATCTGGTGGGTGACGGCCACTTGAGGCAAGCCCTGGACTCGCTGGCTAATACACTTAGCATCCGTGGATCAACGGTGTTTGTAGGTCGAAGGCCCCATGAGGAGATACCGCTCTGGCTGTCTGCCGCAGATTGTTTGATAATGCCGAGCCTGAGCGAGGGCTTTCCAACTCTCCTCCCCGAAGCCATGCTATGTCGTATCCCAATTGTGGCAACCGATGTCGGTGGGATACCTGAACTGCTCTCACATGGAAAGAATGCCTGGATGGTCCCTCGCGGCGATGTGACAGCACTCGCTCGCGGGATAGAAACGATGCTTTCAAGGGGTGACCAAGTCGAGAATATAGTGATTGAGGCGCGGCGAGCAGCGTCCGCAGGATATACGTGGGTCGCCAATGCCGAAAAGACACTTGCCGTATATCGAGCGGCGATTCAAATGGGAACGCCTGAGTGA
- a CDS encoding O-antigen ligase family protein, whose amino-acid sequence MNGERIQRSRITQQALVIGLGAGSALILGLAMVRGNWLYLTLFGALAAIPVAVRWPVQASLGVYAFLIPFDSIAVLGGGSTGPTLNKLIGVATAGILLATGVMRHRLVRPPRAALWWFLFIVWGAVTAAWALDAQTVYDRLPTAVSLLLLYLVAVSARVSEKELFSIGTLVVLGGMVAAAYACYMYSEGVLYLGATGRASLIEGERDTDPNQFATSLLLPLSLVIGRFLEARRWSERLFPLYAMLVIAAGIFLTMSRGSLLAVLVVVLAYMYHARSKWQVWVPVALLGLIVVVMPDQFYRRLEMPYETASAGRIDIWRVGLRALLDYGIIGAGLSNFPFAYDEFAGHQYGFRGYSRGAHNIYLGIWVELGIVGFFFMMAAILSQLRSVRSWRRNSTDESNSYMLAVKCACFGLLVSGFFLDIVWRKGFWFVWILLALAVSVSKNQSVSVES is encoded by the coding sequence GTGAACGGTGAGAGAATCCAGCGCTCCCGGATTACGCAACAGGCATTGGTCATTGGCCTTGGGGCCGGAAGCGCATTAATTTTGGGTTTGGCGATGGTTCGGGGCAACTGGCTCTACCTCACACTGTTCGGTGCTCTGGCGGCGATTCCCGTGGCGGTTCGCTGGCCGGTGCAGGCTTCGTTAGGTGTTTACGCTTTTCTGATTCCGTTTGATTCCATTGCTGTTCTGGGCGGGGGGTCAACCGGGCCGACACTCAATAAGCTGATCGGGGTAGCGACTGCAGGGATCCTGCTGGCAACAGGAGTTATGCGGCATCGGTTGGTGCGCCCGCCGCGTGCTGCCCTTTGGTGGTTTCTGTTCATTGTATGGGGCGCGGTGACCGCAGCATGGGCACTGGACGCCCAGACTGTGTACGATCGCCTGCCGACAGCCGTTAGCCTGCTTCTCCTGTACCTTGTTGCTGTTTCCGCGCGTGTCTCTGAAAAGGAATTATTCAGCATTGGTACGCTTGTAGTCCTCGGCGGGATGGTTGCAGCGGCTTACGCGTGTTATATGTACAGCGAGGGCGTTCTTTATCTTGGGGCAACAGGCCGGGCCTCGTTAATCGAGGGCGAGCGTGACACCGATCCGAACCAGTTCGCAACTAGTCTGCTTCTCCCGTTGAGCTTGGTGATAGGCAGATTCTTGGAGGCCCGAAGATGGTCTGAAAGACTCTTTCCCCTGTACGCGATGCTAGTGATAGCCGCCGGGATTTTTCTCACTATGTCTCGGGGTTCGTTGCTGGCGGTCCTGGTGGTAGTTCTCGCATATATGTATCATGCTCGGTCAAAGTGGCAGGTCTGGGTTCCTGTCGCGCTTTTGGGATTGATAGTCGTGGTCATGCCCGATCAGTTCTATCGACGACTTGAAATGCCCTATGAGACCGCGTCGGCTGGGCGCATCGATATCTGGCGGGTGGGTCTCCGCGCCCTTCTTGACTACGGGATTATTGGTGCCGGCCTGAGTAACTTTCCATTTGCCTATGATGAGTTCGCGGGACACCAATACGGGTTCCGCGGGTACTCTCGCGGAGCCCACAATATCTACTTGGGCATATGGGTCGAACTTGGGATCGTCGGGTTCTTCTTTATGATGGCTGCAATCCTCTCTCAGTTGCGTTCAGTGAGGTCATGGCGGCGAAACTCCACGGATGAGAGCAACTCCTATATGCTTGCGGTCAAGTGCGCGTGCTTTGGGTTGCTGGTTTCGGGGTTCTTCTTAGATATTGTCTGGCGCAAGGGGTTCTGGTTTGTGTGGATTCTGCTGGCTCTCGCCGTGTCCGTTTCTAAAAATCAGAGTGTCTCTGTTGAATCATGA
- a CDS encoding class I SAM-dependent methyltransferase, whose amino-acid sequence MAVLLRRKRIDLPTELVTDVVQRARAQPWFVYAFETRGSRWHVWKVSFWLATRLKSQARILETGCGCALNLIWFGQHGFSQLYGFDNDPDAIQAGTQLCSAANISATLWIDDGLRPFHLSEQTFDAILAVNWTYGVEAFDLIRFLITYRSHLTNRGFLALDVVDIAYNSMPDNQYLTSDRNKPATERGPSEYKKRYSQEQVFHAASCAEMKVVHTISRRSQVAEIPRCVYILSRQ is encoded by the coding sequence ATGGCTGTTCTCCTGCGTCGGAAGAGAATTGACTTACCGACCGAACTTGTTACCGATGTTGTACAGCGTGCCAGAGCACAACCGTGGTTTGTCTATGCTTTTGAAACTCGCGGATCGCGGTGGCACGTATGGAAAGTCTCCTTCTGGTTGGCCACGCGTCTCAAATCGCAGGCGAGGATTCTTGAGACGGGATGCGGATGCGCCTTGAATCTCATTTGGTTTGGCCAGCATGGATTTAGCCAGCTCTACGGGTTTGACAACGACCCGGATGCGATTCAGGCCGGTACACAACTGTGCTCTGCTGCGAATATTTCTGCAACACTCTGGATCGATGATGGTCTTAGACCTTTCCACCTCTCTGAGCAAACCTTTGATGCCATCTTGGCCGTTAATTGGACCTATGGAGTTGAAGCGTTTGACTTGATTAGGTTTCTTATAACTTACCGCAGCCACCTAACGAACCGTGGATTCCTTGCGCTGGATGTTGTGGATATTGCTTATAATTCAATGCCCGATAATCAATACCTCACGTCCGACAGGAATAAGCCAGCGACTGAGAGAGGGCCTTCAGAATACAAGAAAAGGTATTCACAGGAACAAGTGTTTCACGCCGCAAGCTGTGCAGAAATGAAGGTGGTCCATACGATATCTCGCCGGAGTCAAGTTGCAGAGATTCCGCGATGCGTTTATATTCTTTCGAGACAATAA
- a CDS encoding peptidoglycan bridge formation glycyltransferase FemA/FemB family protein, giving the protein MNFFPPLSEIAQLARRANGQDETNLTYPKSSDRGYAAALLHWEMILYFRKEGFETYDWGGIVLDSTDPRYSITQFKLSFGGTPVRLLDYSYRFSVSRSRRLWRRLLRGLRKTHQPLL; this is encoded by the coding sequence GTGAATTTCTTTCCGCCTCTAAGCGAAATAGCACAGCTCGCTAGACGAGCAAATGGTCAAGATGAAACTAATCTTACCTATCCGAAATCATCGGACCGAGGCTATGCCGCGGCGCTTTTGCACTGGGAGATGATTCTCTACTTTAGAAAAGAAGGGTTTGAGACTTACGATTGGGGTGGCATTGTATTGGACTCAACTGATCCGCGCTACTCGATAACGCAGTTCAAGCTGAGCTTTGGTGGCACCCCGGTGAGGCTACTTGATTATTCGTACCGATTTTCAGTTTCACGTAGCAGGCGCCTCTGGCGGCGCCTGCTTAGAGGGCTGAGGAAAACTCATCAGCCTCTGCTTTGA
- a CDS encoding GNAT family N-acetyltransferase, producing the protein MATEILDAFDDAARWHSVLSHLPAQCRDIYFRPEYVRLHLFQPGSRALLFAYRQGMDTWAYPFVLHPISRVGEEVLKSNWFDIESAYGYGGPLSTTDARDFIERANLAFASWCDLRGVVSEFMRLHPLLMGQKWLSGGEVTYDRETVSLDLNRLGVYESLLSSTTRNKLRRAERLGVRVAAYPASEGFDRFRQLYLDTMKRIGADDYYHFSDAYFRGLGQLVKETGWLYVAALGHEWISAALFLKGQAWMHYHLSASSPDRRVPGATNLVLFTAAQVGRHEGLERLHLGGGRTADPDDSLLDFKKSMATDSHRFYISKRIRNPEAYTQLRELWAKRYPHLVAKYGTRLLCYRHAQQ; encoded by the coding sequence ATGGCCACGGAGATTCTTGACGCCTTCGATGACGCGGCGCGATGGCATAGTGTGCTGAGTCACCTCCCAGCGCAATGCAGAGACATCTACTTCCGCCCCGAGTATGTGCGCCTGCATCTCTTTCAACCCGGCAGTCGCGCACTCCTCTTTGCGTATCGACAAGGAATGGACACTTGGGCGTATCCGTTTGTTTTGCATCCAATTTCGCGCGTCGGCGAAGAAGTTCTCAAGAGCAACTGGTTTGACATTGAAAGTGCCTATGGGTATGGGGGGCCGCTTTCCACGACGGACGCACGCGATTTCATTGAAAGGGCGAATCTCGCTTTTGCCTCTTGGTGCGACCTGCGAGGAGTCGTTTCCGAATTCATGCGACTGCACCCGCTCTTAATGGGACAGAAATGGCTCAGCGGTGGCGAAGTAACCTATGACCGCGAAACCGTGTCGCTTGATCTCAACCGCCTCGGCGTGTACGAGTCTCTATTGAGCAGCACGACGCGCAACAAGCTGCGGCGAGCCGAGCGCCTGGGGGTGCGCGTGGCAGCCTACCCTGCTAGCGAAGGATTTGACCGATTCCGGCAGCTTTATTTAGACACGATGAAGAGAATCGGCGCTGACGATTACTATCACTTCAGTGATGCATACTTCCGCGGTCTCGGGCAACTTGTGAAAGAGACCGGTTGGCTCTACGTGGCGGCACTCGGGCATGAATGGATTTCTGCGGCTTTGTTTCTGAAGGGCCAGGCATGGATGCATTATCACTTATCCGCTTCAAGTCCCGATCGACGCGTTCCTGGCGCCACAAACTTGGTTTTGTTCACCGCCGCTCAAGTCGGCCGGCATGAAGGGCTTGAGCGCCTCCACTTGGGTGGAGGGCGCACGGCGGACCCGGATGATTCCTTGCTAGACTTCAAGAAGTCTATGGCGACGGATTCGCATCGTTTCTACATCAGCAAGAGGATTCGGAACCCGGAAGCTTACACTCAACTGCGTGAACTCTGGGCGAAGCGGTATCCTCATCTGGTGGCAAAATATGGGACCCGGTTACTGTGTTACCGACATGCTCAGCAGTGA
- a CDS encoding glycosyltransferase family 4 protein produces the protein MLTSVHRAFDNRIFHKEAKSLVRAGYEVTLVAPHEQDEQLDGVRVLSVPKRRTRWCRMLVTSGQVLLRGLKVKAAIYHFHDPELIPAGLFLRLLGKKVIYDIHEYNADTMLTKHWLPTEARRTVSRAVMWLDRYAVKKMSGIVVVNEDMAKLFRAGLSSPRPVVTVHNYPELQDAALDGGHSADEPVGIYVGGLSKDRGLEVLLEAGERLRRAYPEASIQVLGPLELAGVRREYAFVDGWGAYGVEYLGRVPHRDILKWLQRARVGLIPWLPTPNHLKGTPVKLFEYMLAGIPVVASGFGFISLIVRDTGCGLLVPPGDAAALSKAIEVLLRDPSKAVEMGQRGRIAVLDRYNWGSEEKKLVALYESLVGHA, from the coding sequence ATGCTCACCTCGGTCCACAGGGCCTTTGACAATCGGATCTTCCATAAGGAGGCCAAGAGTCTCGTTCGAGCGGGTTATGAGGTGACTCTTGTGGCTCCGCATGAGCAGGATGAGCAGCTGGATGGCGTTCGGGTCCTTAGTGTACCTAAGAGGCGCACGCGCTGGTGCCGAATGCTGGTCACTTCTGGCCAAGTTTTGCTACGGGGCCTGAAGGTGAAGGCGGCGATTTATCACTTTCACGACCCGGAATTGATTCCTGCGGGACTGTTTCTTCGTTTGCTTGGCAAGAAGGTCATTTACGACATTCATGAGTATAATGCCGACACCATGTTGACAAAGCATTGGCTGCCGACAGAGGCGAGGCGCACGGTGAGCAGGGCCGTAATGTGGTTGGATCGTTACGCTGTGAAGAAGATGAGCGGCATCGTGGTCGTTAATGAGGATATGGCCAAACTCTTCCGAGCAGGGCTCTCATCGCCTCGTCCTGTTGTTACCGTCCACAACTACCCGGAGCTACAGGATGCCGCGCTGGACGGCGGGCATTCTGCTGATGAGCCAGTGGGGATCTATGTGGGTGGCCTCTCGAAAGATCGAGGACTGGAGGTACTGCTCGAGGCGGGCGAGCGGTTAAGGCGGGCGTATCCCGAGGCGAGCATTCAAGTTCTAGGTCCCTTAGAGTTAGCCGGCGTTCGTCGGGAGTACGCATTTGTTGACGGGTGGGGTGCTTATGGAGTGGAATACCTGGGTAGAGTTCCCCATCGGGACATCTTGAAGTGGCTTCAACGCGCACGGGTTGGCTTGATTCCGTGGCTTCCTACGCCCAACCACCTTAAGGGCACACCCGTGAAGCTGTTCGAGTACATGCTGGCAGGGATCCCAGTTGTTGCTTCGGGTTTCGGCTTTATTTCACTGATCGTCCGCGACACCGGATGCGGATTGCTCGTGCCCCCTGGAGATGCCGCTGCCCTGAGCAAGGCGATTGAAGTTCTTCTTCGTGATCCGTCGAAGGCTGTTGAGATGGGGCAAAGGGGCCGCATAGCGGTCCTCGATCGGTACAACTGGGGCTCTGAGGAAAAGAAGCTCGTGGCGCTATATGAGAGTCTCGTAGGGCATGCGTAG
- a CDS encoding glycosyltransferase: protein MVSIVVPCRNEAGSIEGCLRSLASDSYPKNQLEILVVDGESHDGTQEVVERMARQHGFVRLLRNPKHNTATGMNIGIREAKGDIVMVVSAHAEYGEQYISRCVETLQKVGADCVGGPITTLPRADTPMARAIALAMSSPFGVGTAKFRTSQYHGYVDTVAFGAYRREIFQKVGLFDEKLIRNQDAELNYRILKAGGKIFMDPGICSTYRARETLSKLWQQYFQYGYWKLRVILKHGRPGSWRQVVPVLFASALIGLPVVGIFSSVALELWALMVIAYLGFSFSFSVKAMRNRGWRVALALPAAFFVLHSSYGIGFMWGMLDIGVLGVLREAAVRAIAHISKALG, encoded by the coding sequence ATGGTTTCTATTGTGGTTCCTTGCCGGAACGAAGCGGGCTCGATCGAGGGGTGTCTCAGATCGCTCGCTTCGGATAGCTACCCCAAGAATCAACTCGAGATCCTTGTCGTTGACGGTGAAAGCCACGACGGAACTCAAGAGGTGGTCGAAAGGATGGCACGACAGCATGGTTTCGTGCGCCTGTTAAGAAATCCCAAGCACAATACCGCAACCGGAATGAACATTGGAATTCGAGAGGCCAAGGGCGACATAGTGATGGTCGTTAGCGCTCACGCCGAATATGGAGAACAATATATAAGCCGGTGCGTTGAAACCCTTCAGAAGGTAGGAGCTGACTGCGTGGGCGGGCCTATCACGACTCTTCCGAGGGCAGACACTCCTATGGCAAGAGCGATTGCCCTAGCCATGTCGAGCCCCTTTGGGGTCGGGACCGCAAAGTTCAGAACGTCGCAGTACCACGGGTACGTTGACACGGTGGCATTTGGTGCCTATCGAAGGGAGATTTTCCAGAAGGTGGGGCTATTCGACGAGAAATTGATCCGGAATCAGGACGCTGAGCTGAACTACCGTATACTGAAGGCGGGCGGAAAGATATTCATGGATCCGGGTATCTGTTCAACCTATCGCGCTCGCGAGACCCTGTCTAAGCTTTGGCAGCAGTATTTCCAATACGGTTACTGGAAGCTCCGGGTCATTCTGAAGCACGGCCGGCCCGGATCTTGGCGCCAAGTAGTACCGGTACTGTTTGCATCGGCTCTGATTGGGTTACCTGTGGTTGGTATTTTCAGCTCTGTGGCACTTGAACTCTGGGCGCTTATGGTCATCGCATACTTAGGGTTCTCGTTCAGCTTTTCCGTAAAAGCTATGCGGAATCGGGGATGGAGGGTTGCGCTAGCCCTGCCTGCGGCGTTCTTTGTCCTCCACTCTAGTTACGGAATAGGGTTTATGTGGGGAATGCTGGACATTGGCGTCCTGGGCGTCCTGCGGGAAGCTGCCGTGCGAGCTATAGCCCACATTTCTAAGGCACTGGGTTAG
- a CDS encoding ABC transporter permease codes for MQGVRFTLRNHTLSGTIIGNIVEKTQGRASGIQAPDYGAEKGTLTLVIRPSRGWSALNLADLWHYRELIYFLTWRDIKVRYKQTVLGAAWAIIQPFFTMVVFSIFFGRLARIPSDGLPYPIFAYCALLPWQLFAHALTESSNSLVANERLITKVYFPRLAIPISAVLAGLLDFLIAFVVLIGMMMYYHVKPTLAVWTVPLFVVLAVGTALGVGMWLSALNVQYRDVRYTIPFLTQIWLFATPVAYSSTLVPESWRALYGLNPMAGVVEGFRWALLGKAEGPGALLAVSVTIVILILVGGLYYFRRMEKTFADVV; via the coding sequence ATGCAGGGAGTTCGCTTCACACTGCGGAATCATACATTGAGCGGTACGATCATCGGAAATATTGTGGAAAAGACTCAGGGTAGGGCCAGCGGGATCCAGGCTCCTGATTACGGCGCCGAAAAAGGAACGCTGACCCTAGTCATCCGCCCTTCCAGGGGGTGGAGTGCGCTCAATCTGGCCGACCTGTGGCACTACCGCGAACTGATCTACTTCCTCACGTGGCGCGACATCAAGGTGCGGTACAAGCAGACCGTGCTGGGCGCGGCCTGGGCGATCATCCAGCCCTTCTTTACCATGGTGGTGTTCAGCATCTTCTTCGGCCGGCTGGCCCGGATCCCGTCCGATGGGCTCCCCTACCCAATCTTTGCATACTGCGCGTTGCTCCCCTGGCAGCTCTTTGCTCATGCGCTGACCGAGTCGAGCAACAGCCTAGTCGCGAATGAGCGACTGATCACGAAGGTCTATTTTCCCAGGCTGGCAATCCCGATTTCGGCAGTACTCGCCGGGCTGCTGGACTTTCTGATTGCTTTTGTGGTGCTGATTGGGATGATGATGTACTACCACGTAAAGCCCACCCTCGCCGTATGGACCGTGCCCCTGTTTGTCGTGCTTGCAGTGGGAACTGCCTTGGGCGTTGGCATGTGGCTGTCGGCGCTGAACGTCCAGTACCGTGATGTGCGATACACCATCCCGTTCCTGACACAGATCTGGCTGTTTGCCACGCCGGTGGCTTACTCGAGCACGCTGGTCCCAGAGTCATGGCGGGCGCTGTACGGGCTGAACCCCATGGCGGGTGTCGTCGAGGGCTTCCGCTGGGCGCTGTTGGGAAAAGCAGAAGGGCCTGGAGCACTCTTGGCCGTCTCGGTCACCATTGTCATCCTGATCCTGGTTGGCGGCCTGTACTACTTCCGGCGTATGGAGAAGACCTTTGCCGACGTGGTGTAA
- a CDS encoding class I SAM-dependent methyltransferase — MVYAERAFDWRHGTDTAGIVDLHELGIDSANKGDGGRYEGANPVVFHLMMQQIPIHDFCERTFLDFGCGKGLAMMLASQYGFRKIIGVEFSRNLCDICLRNLKKYQRSTCTVNNFEIVHADAAEYQIPPEATVFFFFNPFGSSVLARVLHNIETSLAQAPRQIWIAYENALHHDIFVARGFRVILRQTQNSLRIYPGGSSIYTNAISNSIQD; from the coding sequence TTGGTCTACGCCGAGCGCGCATTCGACTGGAGGCATGGCACTGACACCGCCGGCATTGTTGACCTCCACGAACTGGGAATCGACTCTGCCAACAAAGGCGATGGTGGACGCTACGAAGGCGCGAACCCCGTCGTGTTTCACCTTATGATGCAACAGATACCGATCCATGACTTTTGTGAACGCACGTTCTTGGATTTCGGCTGCGGCAAAGGATTGGCGATGATGCTGGCCTCACAGTATGGATTCCGAAAAATCATCGGAGTCGAGTTCTCCAGGAATCTCTGTGATATCTGCCTGCGTAATCTGAAGAAGTACCAGCGGTCCACATGCACTGTCAACAACTTCGAGATAGTCCACGCCGACGCCGCGGAATACCAGATCCCGCCGGAAGCCACAGTTTTCTTCTTCTTTAATCCGTTCGGGTCGAGTGTCCTCGCTCGCGTTTTGCACAACATCGAAACCAGTCTTGCGCAGGCGCCACGTCAGATATGGATTGCTTATGAAAACGCGTTGCACCATGATATATTTGTCGCTCGCGGCTTCCGCGTCATCCTTCGGCAGACACAAAACAGTCTTCGTATCTACCCCGGTGGCTCGTCGATCTATACAAATGCTATTTCAAACTCGATCCAGGACTGA
- a CDS encoding ATP-binding cassette domain-containing protein yields the protein MTDIAIRAENLGKLYRIGHRERYRALRDTLTDAMYAPLRRIRSAFQRPSVPASEHANEDNTFWALKDVSFEIMCGEVVGIIGRNGAGKSTLLKILSRITEPTEGTVELHGRVGSLLEVGTGFHPELTGRENIYLNGAILGMKRIELDRKFDEIVAFAEIEKFLDTPVKHYSSGMYVRLAFAVAAHLEPEILLVDEVLAVGDAAFQKKCLGKMSDVSKAGRTVLFVSHNMQAVNSLCSRGIFLSTGKIAGSGDVASVVKVYLASATGHVPERLEQVWDDMDTAPGNDKIRLHRIAVVPEGSAHLIDLTTSFRVEIEYWNLTPLTRLHIDLCLYTLEDSPVFETLSWKEPHWHDKPFPSGLFRSTCHIPGDLLNEGTYRIRVLFVDDCSRKLYDNHEATTFAVHEMAGRQDLWYGKFIGPVRPQLQWETELVSSHM from the coding sequence ATGACCGACATCGCCATTCGCGCCGAAAACCTGGGCAAGTTGTACCGCATCGGCCATCGGGAGCGCTACAGGGCCTTACGTGATACACTGACCGATGCCATGTATGCGCCGTTGCGCCGAATCCGTTCCGCCTTTCAGCGTCCCAGCGTCCCAGCGTCCGAGCATGCCAATGAAGACAATACCTTCTGGGCCTTGAAAGACGTATCCTTTGAAATCATGTGTGGCGAGGTAGTCGGAATCATCGGCCGCAACGGAGCTGGCAAGAGCACGCTGCTCAAGATCCTCTCCCGCATCACCGAGCCCACGGAAGGCACCGTAGAACTCCACGGCCGCGTGGGGTCGCTTTTAGAGGTGGGCACCGGCTTTCATCCTGAATTGACCGGGCGGGAGAATATCTACCTCAATGGCGCCATCCTGGGGATGAAACGGATAGAGCTTGACCGCAAGTTCGATGAGATTGTTGCTTTCGCCGAAATCGAGAAATTTCTCGACACGCCGGTGAAACACTACAGCAGCGGCATGTATGTGCGCCTGGCCTTCGCTGTGGCCGCCCACCTGGAACCTGAAATCCTGCTGGTAGACGAGGTGCTCGCGGTGGGTGATGCCGCATTCCAAAAGAAATGTTTGGGCAAGATGAGCGACGTTTCCAAGGCTGGCCGTACAGTGCTATTTGTGAGCCATAATATGCAGGCGGTAAACAGCCTTTGCTCTCGAGGGATTTTCCTCAGCACTGGTAAGATTGCAGGAAGCGGAGACGTGGCTTCAGTAGTCAAGGTGTATCTAGCCTCTGCGACGGGACACGTTCCGGAGCGGCTCGAGCAAGTTTGGGACGACATGGATACAGCACCCGGAAACGATAAAATTCGTCTGCATCGGATAGCAGTCGTTCCGGAAGGTAGCGCACACTTGATCGACCTAACCACCTCTTTCCGAGTCGAGATTGAATACTGGAATTTGACGCCCTTGACCCGGTTACATATAGATCTCTGCTTATATACCTTGGAAGACAGTCCCGTCTTCGAAACGCTCAGTTGGAAGGAGCCCCATTGGCACGACAAGCCGTTTCCGAGTGGGCTTTTTCGAAGCACCTGTCATATTCCCGGAGATCTGCTAAATGAAGGAACGTATCGTATCAGAGTCCTGTTCGTAGACGACTGTTCACGAAAGCTTTACGACAACCATGAGGCAACAACATTTGCTGTTCACGAAATGGCTGGCAGGCAAGACCTATGGTACGGCAAATTCATTGGCCCCGTGCGCCCGCAGCTCCAGTGGGAAACCGAGCTAGTAAGCTCTCACATGTAG
- a CDS encoding NTP transferase domain-containing protein, with protein sequence MKAVILAGGLGTRLRPFTEVIPKPLLPLGEESLMEIQIHALRNHGLDEIFIATNYMSDYVEAFLGNGSKHGVTLHFSREKKPLGTCGPLTLLRKELTEPFIVMNGDILTKLNFQKFYDFGVRANSLLTVATKTIFTPFSFGNVTADDNDHIVDVEEKPNLRMEIIAGVYCMKPEIFSWIPDNEYFGMDTLIKKLLSAHQHVSRYVIHEYWLDIGQVEDYTKAQQDYRTYFSDKSK encoded by the coding sequence ATGAAGGCCGTCATTCTTGCCGGTGGACTTGGAACGCGATTGCGACCCTTCACGGAGGTGATTCCCAAGCCCTTGTTACCCCTGGGTGAGGAATCCCTAATGGAAATCCAAATCCACGCATTACGCAACCACGGGCTTGATGAGATATTCATCGCTACGAACTACATGTCAGACTACGTCGAGGCATTTCTCGGGAACGGCTCCAAGCACGGAGTGACATTGCATTTCAGCCGCGAGAAGAAACCCTTGGGAACCTGCGGCCCACTCACGCTGCTTCGCAAGGAACTGACGGAGCCATTCATCGTAATGAATGGGGACATTCTGACAAAACTCAACTTCCAAAAGTTCTACGACTTTGGGGTTCGCGCCAACTCCTTGCTCACGGTTGCTACAAAAACCATCTTCACTCCGTTTTCCTTTGGTAACGTGACGGCGGATGACAACGACCATATTGTTGATGTCGAGGAGAAGCCGAACTTGCGAATGGAGATCATCGCAGGAGTTTACTGCATGAAACCGGAGATTTTCTCTTGGATTCCAGACAACGAATATTTCGGGATGGACACGCTGATCAAGAAGCTCCTCAGCGCTCACCAGCACGTCTCCCGCTATGTGATCCATGAGTACTGGCTCGATATTGGGCAAGTCGAGGACTACACCAAGGCACAGCAGGATTATAGGACTTACTTTTCGGATAAATCGAAATGA